Proteins from a single region of Streptomyces spinoverrucosus:
- the pspAA gene encoding PspA-associated protein PspAA has translation MIVRIMGEGQVRLADSHLTELNKLDDELLAEMENGDGPGFRRTLEALLTQVRELGDPLPDDSLEPSELILPSPDATLEEVRELLSDDGLIPGG, from the coding sequence ATGATCGTACGGATCATGGGGGAGGGGCAGGTGAGGCTGGCCGACAGCCACCTCACCGAGCTGAACAAGCTGGACGACGAGCTCCTGGCGGAAATGGAGAACGGCGACGGTCCCGGCTTCCGCCGCACCCTTGAGGCCCTCCTCACCCAGGTCCGCGAACTGGGCGATCCCCTCCCCGACGACTCCCTCGAACCCTCGGAACTGATCCTCCCGTCCCCCGACGCGACCCTGGAAGAGGTACGGGAGCTGCTGAGCGACGACGGACTGATCCCGGGGGGCTGA
- a CDS encoding sensor histidine kinase, with protein MSTLESARRRLKAHPAALDAALAAGVLICMVAGSFVDPHGKHGVNWALRTPDVLSLVLMVLGAAALVFRRRAPIRVLGITGSLSVVEFVTGDPRAPVAMAAVVALYTVAAATDRSTTWRVGLLTMALLTGAAMLAGPLPWYAQENLAVFAWSGMAAAGGDAVRSRRDFVQAIRERAEKAERTREEEARRRVAEERLRIARDLHDVVAHHIALVNVQAGVAAHVMDKRPDQAKEALAHVREASRSALNELRATVGLLRQSDDPEAPTEPAPGLDRLDELVGTFRSAGLHVEVARTDHDTSLPAAVDLAAYRVIQEALTNVQKHAGTAAKAEVSVVRVGPNIEITVLDNGSGQDDGPVSGGHGLLGMRERVTALRGTLTTGPRYGGGFRVHAILPVKTRTAPAKDPV; from the coding sequence GTGAGCACCCTCGAAAGCGCCCGGCGCCGTCTGAAGGCCCACCCCGCGGCGCTGGACGCGGCGCTGGCGGCCGGCGTACTGATCTGCATGGTGGCCGGCTCCTTCGTGGACCCGCACGGCAAGCACGGCGTCAACTGGGCGCTGCGCACCCCGGACGTCCTCAGCCTCGTCCTCATGGTGCTCGGCGCCGCCGCCCTGGTGTTCCGCAGGCGCGCCCCCATACGGGTCCTCGGCATCACCGGCTCCCTCTCCGTCGTCGAGTTCGTCACCGGCGACCCCCGGGCCCCGGTCGCCATGGCCGCCGTGGTCGCCCTCTACACCGTCGCCGCCGCCACCGACCGCTCCACCACCTGGCGCGTCGGCCTGCTCACCATGGCCCTGCTGACCGGCGCCGCCATGCTCGCCGGCCCCCTGCCCTGGTACGCGCAGGAGAACCTCGCCGTGTTCGCCTGGAGCGGTATGGCCGCGGCCGGCGGCGACGCCGTCCGCAGCCGCCGGGACTTCGTGCAGGCCATCCGCGAGCGCGCCGAGAAGGCCGAGCGCACCCGCGAGGAGGAGGCCCGCCGCCGGGTCGCCGAGGAGCGGCTGCGCATCGCCCGCGACCTGCACGACGTGGTCGCCCACCACATCGCCCTGGTCAACGTGCAGGCCGGGGTCGCCGCCCACGTCATGGACAAGCGGCCCGACCAGGCCAAGGAGGCCCTCGCGCACGTCCGCGAAGCCAGTCGCTCCGCGCTCAACGAACTGCGCGCCACCGTCGGCCTGCTCCGCCAGTCCGACGACCCCGAGGCCCCGACCGAACCCGCCCCCGGCCTGGACCGCCTCGACGAACTCGTCGGCACCTTCCGCAGCGCCGGCCTGCACGTCGAGGTAGCCCGCACCGACCACGACACCAGCCTCCCCGCCGCCGTCGACCTGGCCGCGTACCGCGTCATCCAGGAAGCCCTCACCAACGTCCAGAAACACGCCGGTACGGCGGCGAAGGCCGAGGTCAGCGTCGTCCGCGTGGGGCCGAACATCGAGATCACCGTCCTCGACAACGGCTCCGGCCAGGACGACGGCCCTGTCTCCGGCGGCCACGGACTGCTGGGCATGCGCGAACGCGTCACCGCCCTGCGCGGCACCCTCACCACCGGTCCTCGCTACGGCGGCGGCTTCCGCGTGCATGCGATCCTGCCGGTCAAGACCCGTACCGCCCCAGCGAAGGACCCCGTATGA
- a CDS encoding response regulator codes for MTIRVLLADDQALLRSAFRVLVDSEPDMEVVGEASDGAEAVRLAKERRADVVLMDIRMPGTDGLAATRMISADPGLAHVRIVILTTFEVDDYVVRSLRAGASGFLGKGSEPDELLTAIRVAAGGEALLSPTATKGLIARFLAQGGDLDDTDRDHARTARLDALTGREREVLVQVAGGHSNDEIAERLEVSPLTVKTHVNRAMAKLGARDRAQLVVIAYESGLVRPRVD; via the coding sequence ATGACGATCCGTGTCCTGCTCGCCGACGACCAGGCGCTGCTGCGCAGTGCCTTCCGGGTGCTCGTCGACTCCGAGCCGGACATGGAGGTGGTGGGGGAGGCGTCCGACGGGGCGGAGGCGGTACGGCTGGCGAAGGAGCGGCGCGCCGACGTCGTCCTGATGGACATCCGGATGCCCGGCACCGACGGCCTCGCCGCGACCCGGATGATCAGCGCCGACCCCGGCCTCGCCCACGTCCGGATCGTCATCCTGACCACGTTCGAGGTCGACGACTACGTGGTGCGGTCGCTGCGCGCGGGCGCCTCCGGCTTTCTCGGCAAGGGCTCCGAGCCGGACGAGCTGCTCACCGCCATCCGGGTCGCGGCCGGCGGCGAGGCGCTGCTGTCCCCGACCGCCACCAAGGGCCTGATCGCCCGCTTCCTCGCCCAGGGCGGCGACCTCGACGACACCGACCGCGACCACGCCCGCACCGCGCGGCTGGACGCGCTGACGGGGCGGGAGCGGGAGGTCCTCGTCCAGGTCGCGGGCGGGCACTCCAACGACGAGATCGCCGAACGCCTGGAGGTCAGCCCGCTGACGGTGAAGACGCACGTCAACCGGGCCATGGCCAAGCTGGGCGCGCGCGACCGGGCGCAGCTGGTGGTGATCGCGTACGAGTCGGGGCTGGTACGTCCAAGGGTGGACTGA
- a CDS encoding efflux RND transporter permease subunit has translation MSWLSRFSLAQRALIGLMSIVALAFGAIAIPQLKQQLLPTIELPMVSVLAPYQGASPDVVEKQVVEPIEDTLEAVDGITGVTSTASEGNAVIMASFDYGNNTDQLVADVQQAVNRARVQLPDDVDPQVIAGSTDDIPTVVLAVTSGEDQQALADRLDRTVVPALEDIDGVGQVTVDGVRDLQVSVTPDDRKLARAGLTVQSLVQALQAGGATVPAGSFDEDGGNRTVQVGGAFTSLRQIENLMITGEGVDKPVRLGAVAEVTEKQARAESLTRTNGKPSLAVAVTMDRDGSAVAISEAVEDKLPEMRADLGSGATVTVVSDQGPAVSKSIEGLTTEGGLGLLFAVLVILVFLASIRSTLVTAVSIPLSVVLALIVLWTRDLSLNMLTLGALTIAIGRVVDDSIVVLENIKRHLGYGEERQSAILNAVREVAGAVTSSTLTTVAVFLPIGLVGGMVGELFGSFSLTVTAALLASLLVSLTVVPVLSYWFLRAPKGTPEDAEEARRLAEEKEAKSRLQRFYVPVLRFATRRRLTSVAIAVVVLIGTFGMAPLLKTNFFDPGEQAVLSVKQELEPGTSLAATDAQAKKVEQLLADTEGVKDYQVTVGSSGFMAAFGGGTDTNQASYSVMLEDSASSKDVQDRIDAGLKKLDGIGTTTVSVGDGFGSQDLSVVVKAADADVLREASEEVRKTVAGLDDVTDVTSDLAQSVPRISVTAKPSAAAAGFNDQTLGAAVAQAVRGTTAGTATLDDTERDIVITSEKPADTLAELRRLPLGPVRLGDIATVKEVDGPVSMTRIDGQRAATVTARPTGDNTGAISTELQQKLDKLDLPEGATVQIGGVSEDQEEAQANLILAMLAAIAIVFMLLVATFRSLVQPLILLVSIPFAATGAIGLLIATDTPMGVPAMIGMLMLIGIVVTNAIVLIDLINQYRRQGYGVVEAVVEGGRHRLRPILMTALATIFALLPMALGITGEGGFIAQPLAVVVIGGLITSTLLTLLLVPTLYAMLELRKERRAKKRAAKRQAKSQTPAEPQPEPAGV, from the coding sequence ATGTCCTGGCTGTCCAGATTCAGCCTCGCGCAACGGGCCCTGATAGGGCTGATGTCGATCGTCGCGCTCGCCTTCGGTGCGATCGCGATCCCACAGCTCAAGCAGCAACTGCTGCCCACCATCGAACTGCCCATGGTGTCGGTGCTCGCGCCGTACCAGGGCGCGTCCCCGGACGTGGTCGAGAAGCAGGTCGTCGAGCCCATCGAGGACACCCTCGAAGCCGTCGACGGCATCACCGGCGTCACCTCCACGGCGAGCGAGGGCAACGCCGTGATCATGGCGTCCTTCGACTACGGCAACAACACCGACCAGCTCGTCGCCGACGTCCAGCAGGCCGTCAACCGGGCCCGTGTGCAGCTCCCGGACGACGTCGACCCGCAGGTCATCGCCGGCTCGACGGACGACATCCCGACCGTCGTCCTCGCCGTCACCTCCGGCGAGGACCAGCAGGCGCTGGCCGACCGGCTGGACCGGACCGTCGTACCGGCCCTGGAGGACATCGACGGCGTCGGTCAGGTCACCGTCGACGGCGTGCGGGACCTCCAGGTCTCCGTCACCCCGGACGACCGCAAGCTGGCCCGGGCCGGCCTCACCGTCCAGAGCCTCGTCCAGGCCCTCCAGGCGGGCGGCGCCACCGTCCCGGCCGGCTCGTTCGACGAGGACGGCGGCAACCGCACCGTGCAGGTCGGCGGCGCCTTCACCTCGCTGCGGCAGATCGAGAACCTGATGATCACCGGCGAGGGCGTCGACAAGCCTGTGCGTCTCGGCGCGGTCGCGGAGGTGACCGAGAAGCAGGCCAGGGCCGAGTCCCTCACCCGCACCAACGGCAAGCCCAGCCTCGCCGTCGCCGTCACCATGGACCGCGACGGCAGCGCGGTCGCCATCTCCGAGGCGGTCGAGGACAAGCTGCCCGAGATGCGCGCTGACCTCGGCTCCGGCGCCACCGTCACGGTCGTCAGCGACCAGGGCCCGGCGGTCTCGAAGTCCATCGAGGGCCTCACCACGGAGGGCGGGCTCGGTCTGCTCTTCGCGGTCCTGGTGATCCTGGTCTTCCTGGCGTCGATCCGCTCGACGCTGGTCACGGCGGTCAGCATTCCGCTCTCCGTCGTGCTGGCCCTGATCGTGCTGTGGACGCGGGACCTGTCCCTGAACATGCTCACGCTGGGCGCCCTGACCATCGCCATCGGCCGGGTCGTCGACGACTCGATCGTGGTGCTGGAGAACATCAAGCGGCACCTCGGCTACGGCGAGGAGCGCCAGTCGGCGATCCTGAACGCCGTCCGCGAGGTGGCCGGCGCGGTGACGTCCTCGACGCTCACCACGGTCGCGGTGTTCCTGCCGATCGGTCTGGTCGGCGGCATGGTGGGCGAGCTGTTCGGCTCGTTCTCGCTGACCGTCACCGCCGCCCTGCTGGCCTCGCTGCTGGTCTCGCTGACGGTCGTACCGGTCCTGTCGTACTGGTTCCTGCGCGCCCCGAAGGGCACCCCCGAGGACGCCGAGGAGGCCCGCCGCCTGGCGGAGGAGAAGGAGGCGAAGAGCAGGCTCCAGCGGTTCTACGTCCCCGTCCTGCGCTTCGCCACCCGGCGCCGCCTGACCAGCGTGGCCATCGCGGTCGTCGTGCTGATCGGCACCTTCGGCATGGCGCCGCTGCTGAAGACCAACTTCTTCGACCCGGGCGAGCAGGCGGTCCTCTCCGTCAAGCAGGAGCTGGAGCCCGGCACCAGCCTGGCCGCGACCGACGCCCAGGCGAAGAAGGTCGAGCAGCTGCTCGCCGACACCGAGGGCGTCAAGGACTACCAGGTGACGGTCGGCTCCTCCGGCTTCATGGCCGCCTTCGGCGGCGGCACCGACACCAACCAGGCCTCGTACTCGGTGATGCTGGAGGACTCGGCGTCGTCCAAGGACGTCCAGGACCGCATCGACGCGGGCCTGAAGAAGCTCGACGGCATCGGCACGACCACCGTCTCGGTCGGTGACGGCTTCGGCAGCCAGGACCTCAGCGTGGTCGTGAAGGCGGCCGACGCGGACGTGCTGCGCGAGGCCTCCGAGGAGGTCCGCAAGACGGTGGCGGGTCTGGACGACGTCACGGACGTCACCAGCGACCTGGCGCAGAGCGTGCCGCGCATCTCCGTGACGGCCAAGCCCTCGGCGGCGGCCGCCGGGTTCAACGACCAGACGCTGGGCGCGGCCGTGGCCCAGGCGGTGCGCGGCACCACCGCGGGCACGGCGACGCTGGACGACACCGAGCGGGACATCGTCATCACGTCCGAGAAGCCGGCCGACACCCTCGCCGAGCTGCGCAGGCTGCCGCTCGGCCCGGTGCGGCTGGGTGACATCGCGACCGTCAAGGAGGTGGACGGGCCGGTCTCCATGACCCGGATCGACGGTCAGCGCGCGGCCACCGTCACCGCCAGGCCGACCGGCGACAACACGGGCGCGATCAGCACCGAGCTGCAGCAGAAGCTCGACAAGTTGGACCTCCCGGAGGGCGCCACCGTCCAGATCGGCGGCGTCTCCGAGGACCAGGAAGAGGCCCAGGCCAACCTGATCCTGGCGATGCTGGCGGCCATCGCGATCGTCTTCATGCTGCTGGTCGCGACCTTCCGGTCGCTGGTCCAGCCGCTGATCCTGCTGGTCTCCATCCCGTTCGCCGCGACGGGCGCGATCGGACTGCTGATCGCGACCGACACCCCGATGGGCGTCCCCGCGATGATCGGCATGCTGATGCTGATCGGCATCGTGGTGACCAACGCGATCGTGCTGATCGACCTCATCAACCAGTACCGCAGGCAGGGTTACGGCGTCGTCGAGGCCGTGGTCGAGGGGGGCCGTCACCGGCTCCGCCCGATCCTGATGACCGCCCTGGCGACCATCTTCGCCCTGCTCCCGATGGCCCTGGGCATCACCGGCGAGGGCGGCTTCATAGCCCAGCCGCTGGCGGTGGTCGTGATCGGCGGTCTGATCACCTCCACCCTGCTGACCCTGCTGCTGGTCCCGACGCTCTACGCGATGCTGGAGCTCCGCAAGGAGCGCCGGGCGAAGAAGCGGGCGGCGAAGCGGCAGGCGAAGTCGCAGACTCCGGCGGAACCGCAGCCGGAACCGGCGGGGGTCTGA
- the nadA gene encoding quinolinate synthase NadA — MTTAQTQELDVQPTPLALLLLGREADPRSERGVECPGDLPSPSDPNLVERARAAKEKLGDKVFVLGHHYQRDEVIQFADVTGDSFKLARDAAARPEAEYIVFCGVHFMAESADILTSDDQKVVLPDLAAGCSMADMATAEQVAECWDVLTEAGTAEQVVPVSYMNSSADIKAFTGKHGGTICTSSNAKRALEWAFEQGEKVLFLPDQHLGRNTAVRDMGMSLDDCVVYNPHKPNGGLTADELRAAKMILWRGHCSVHGRFNLDSVNDVRERIPGVNVLVHPECKHEVVSAADYVGSTEYIIKALEAAPAGSKWAIGTELNLVRRLANRFAPEGKEIVFLDKTVCFCSTMNRIDLPHLVWALESLAEGNLVNRIEVDKETEAFAKLALERMLALP, encoded by the coding sequence GTGACCACCGCCCAGACCCAGGAGCTCGACGTACAGCCGACGCCCCTCGCCCTGCTGCTGCTCGGCCGTGAGGCCGACCCGAGGAGCGAGCGCGGCGTCGAGTGTCCCGGCGACCTGCCCTCGCCGTCCGACCCGAACCTGGTCGAGCGCGCCCGCGCGGCCAAGGAGAAGCTGGGCGACAAGGTCTTCGTGCTCGGCCACCACTACCAGCGCGACGAGGTCATCCAGTTCGCGGATGTCACGGGCGACTCCTTCAAGCTGGCCAGGGACGCGGCCGCGCGCCCCGAGGCCGAGTACATCGTCTTCTGCGGCGTGCACTTCATGGCCGAGTCCGCGGACATCCTGACGTCCGACGACCAGAAGGTCGTGCTGCCGGACCTGGCCGCCGGCTGCTCGATGGCCGACATGGCGACGGCCGAGCAGGTCGCCGAGTGCTGGGACGTGCTGACCGAGGCCGGGACAGCCGAGCAGGTCGTGCCCGTCTCGTACATGAACTCCTCCGCCGACATCAAGGCCTTCACCGGCAAGCACGGCGGCACGATCTGCACCTCCTCCAACGCCAAGCGGGCCCTGGAGTGGGCGTTCGAGCAGGGCGAGAAGGTGCTCTTCCTGCCCGACCAGCACCTCGGCCGCAACACCGCGGTGCGCGACATGGGCATGTCCCTCGACGACTGCGTGGTCTACAACCCGCACAAGCCGAACGGCGGCCTGACCGCCGACGAGCTGCGGGCCGCGAAGATGATCCTGTGGCGCGGCCACTGCTCGGTGCACGGCCGTTTCAACCTCGACTCGGTCAACGACGTGCGTGAGCGCATCCCCGGCGTGAACGTGCTGGTCCACCCCGAGTGCAAGCACGAGGTGGTGTCGGCCGCGGACTACGTCGGCTCGACGGAGTACATCATCAAGGCCCTGGAGGCCGCGCCGGCCGGCTCCAAGTGGGCCATCGGCACGGAGCTGAACCTGGTCCGCCGCCTGGCGAACCGTTTCGCGCCCGAGGGCAAGGAGATCGTCTTCCTCGACAAGACGGTCTGCTTCTGCTCGACCATGAACCGCATCGACCTGCCCCATCTGGTCTGGGCCCTGGAGTCCCTGGCCGAGGGCAACCTGGTCAACCGCATCGAGGTCGACAAGGAGACCGAGGCGTTCGCGAAGCTGGCGCTGGAGCGGATGCTGGCGCTGCCGTAG
- a CDS encoding HesB/IscA family protein, with amino-acid sequence MSVSDETTTVTDGIILTDAAASKVKALLDQEGRDDLALRVAVQPGGCSGLRYQLFFDERSLDGDVEKDFGGVKVVTDRMSAPYLGGATIDFVDTIEKQGFTIDNPNATGSCACGDSFS; translated from the coding sequence ATGTCCGTATCGGACGAGACCACCACCGTCACCGACGGCATCATCCTGACCGACGCCGCCGCGTCCAAGGTCAAGGCGCTGCTCGACCAGGAAGGCCGCGACGACCTCGCGCTGCGCGTCGCCGTCCAGCCCGGCGGCTGCTCCGGCCTGCGCTACCAGCTCTTCTTCGACGAGCGCTCGCTCGACGGCGACGTGGAGAAGGACTTCGGTGGGGTCAAGGTCGTCACCGACCGGATGAGCGCTCCCTACCTGGGCGGCGCGACCATCGACTTCGTGGACACCATCGAGAAGCAGGGCTTCACGATCGACAACCCGAACGCGACGGGTTCCTGCGCCTGCGGCGACTCCTTCAGCTGA
- a CDS encoding carbohydrate kinase family protein: MRIAVTGSIATDHLMTFPGRFADQLVADQLHTVSLSFLVDKLDVRRGGVGANIAFGMGQLGTRPILVGAAGADFDEYRAWLDRHGVDTASVRISETLHTARFVCTTDADHNQIGSFYTGAMSEARLIELKTVADRVGGLDLVLIGADDPEAMLRHTEECRSRNISFAADFSQQIARMDGEEIRILLDGATYLFSNEYEKGLIESKTGWSDEEILGKVGHRVTTLGARGVRIERAGEDPIEVGCPEEERKADPTGVGDAFRAGFLSGLAWGVSLERAAQVGCMLATLVIETVGTQEYALRRAHFMDRFTKAYGHEAAAEVQAQLV; this comes from the coding sequence GTGCGCATCGCAGTCACCGGCTCCATCGCCACCGACCACCTCATGACCTTCCCCGGCCGCTTCGCCGACCAGCTCGTCGCGGACCAGCTGCACACGGTCTCGCTGTCGTTCCTGGTCGACAAGCTCGATGTCCGCCGGGGTGGCGTGGGCGCCAACATCGCCTTCGGGATGGGCCAGCTCGGAACCCGGCCGATCCTCGTCGGTGCCGCCGGCGCCGACTTCGACGAGTACCGTGCCTGGCTGGACCGGCACGGCGTCGACACCGCCTCCGTGCGCATCTCCGAGACCCTGCACACCGCCCGCTTCGTGTGCACCACGGACGCCGACCACAACCAGATCGGCTCCTTCTACACGGGCGCCATGAGCGAGGCCCGCCTGATCGAGCTGAAGACCGTCGCGGACCGCGTCGGCGGCCTCGACCTCGTCCTGATCGGCGCCGACGACCCCGAGGCGATGCTCCGGCACACCGAGGAGTGCCGCTCCCGCAACATCTCGTTCGCCGCCGACTTCTCCCAGCAGATCGCCCGCATGGACGGCGAGGAGATCCGGATACTGCTGGACGGGGCGACGTACCTCTTCTCCAACGAGTACGAGAAGGGCCTCATCGAAAGCAAGACCGGCTGGAGCGACGAGGAGATCCTCGGCAAGGTCGGCCACCGCGTCACCACCCTCGGCGCCCGGGGCGTGCGCATCGAGCGGGCCGGCGAGGACCCGATCGAGGTCGGCTGCCCGGAGGAGGAGCGCAAGGCCGACCCCACCGGCGTCGGCGACGCCTTCCGCGCCGGGTTCCTGTCGGGGCTTGCCTGGGGGGTCTCCCTGGAGCGGGCCGCGCAGGTGGGCTGCATGCTGGCGACGCTGGTCATCGAGACCGTCGGCACGCAGGAGTACGCGTTGCGCCGGGCGCACTTCATGGACCGGTTCACCAAGGCGTACGGTCACGAGGCCGCCGCCGAGGTCCAGGCGCAACTCGTCTAG
- a CDS encoding cysteine desulfurase/sulfurtransferase TusA family protein, giving the protein MGYFDAASAAPLHPVARQALQASLDEGWADPARLYREGRRARLLLDAAREAAAEAVGCRPDELVFTSSGTRAVHTGVAGALAGRRRVGRHLIVSAVEHSSVLHAAEVHEADGGTTTQVAVGREGAVRAEGYAEALRPDTALACLQSANHEVGTVQPVAEVASVCREAGVPLLVDAAQSLGWGPVAGDWSLLTASAHKWGGPSGVGLLVVRKGVRFAPQGPADERESGRAAGFENIPAIVAAAASLRAVRAEVAQESVRLRELTDRIRARVPELLGDVEVVGDPQRRLPGIVTFSCLYVDGETLLHELDRAGFSVSSGSSCTSSTLTPSHVLKAMGVLSEGNVRVSLPLGAAAEDVDRFLQVLPGAVAAVREKLGAPTPSTVVREDVLVVDAVGKLCPIPVIELAKVIGDVPVGGTVRVLADDEAARLDIPAWCAMRGHEYVGEEPAEKGTAYVVRRAL; this is encoded by the coding sequence ATGGGTTACTTCGACGCTGCCTCCGCCGCTCCGCTTCACCCTGTCGCGCGGCAGGCGCTGCAGGCCTCGCTGGATGAAGGGTGGGCCGATCCCGCGCGGTTGTATCGGGAGGGGCGGCGGGCGCGGTTGCTGCTCGATGCCGCCCGGGAGGCCGCCGCGGAGGCGGTCGGTTGCCGGCCGGACGAGTTGGTGTTCACGTCGTCCGGGACGCGGGCCGTGCACACGGGTGTCGCGGGGGCGTTGGCCGGGCGGCGGCGCGTCGGACGTCACCTGATCGTGTCAGCGGTCGAACACTCCTCGGTGCTCCATGCGGCTGAGGTGCACGAGGCGGACGGCGGTACGACCACTCAGGTTGCGGTGGGCCGGGAAGGCGCCGTGCGGGCGGAGGGGTACGCCGAGGCGCTGCGGCCCGACACCGCGCTGGCGTGTCTGCAGTCCGCCAACCACGAGGTGGGGACCGTGCAGCCGGTGGCCGAGGTGGCGTCGGTGTGCCGGGAGGCCGGGGTGCCGTTGCTGGTGGACGCGGCGCAGTCGCTGGGGTGGGGGCCGGTGGCCGGCGACTGGTCGCTGCTGACGGCCAGCGCCCACAAGTGGGGCGGGCCTTCGGGCGTGGGGCTGCTGGTGGTGCGCAAGGGGGTCCGGTTCGCGCCGCAAGGGCCCGCGGACGAGCGGGAGTCGGGGCGGGCCGCCGGGTTCGAGAACATCCCGGCGATCGTCGCGGCGGCGGCCTCACTGCGGGCCGTTCGGGCCGAGGTGGCGCAGGAGTCGGTACGACTGCGGGAACTGACGGACCGGATCCGGGCGCGGGTTCCGGAACTGCTGGGGGACGTCGAGGTGGTGGGCGATCCGCAGCGGCGACTGCCGGGGATCGTCACGTTCTCGTGTCTCTATGTCGACGGGGAGACTCTGCTGCACGAGTTGGACCGCGCCGGTTTCTCCGTCTCGTCCGGATCGTCCTGCACGAGCAGCACGCTGACGCCGAGCCATGTGCTGAAGGCGATGGGGGTGCTGAGCGAGGGCAACGTGCGGGTGTCGCTGCCGCTCGGGGCGGCGGCGGAGGACGTCGACCGGTTCCTTCAGGTGCTGCCGGGGGCGGTCGCGGCGGTCCGGGAGAAGCTCGGGGCGCCGACGCCCAGCACGGTCGTACGGGAGGACGTGCTCGTCGTGGACGCGGTGGGCAAGCTCTGCCCCATCCCGGTGATCGAGCTGGCCAAGGTCATCGGGGACGTGCCGGTGGGCGGCACGGTGCGGGTGCTCGCGGACGACGAGGCGGCGAGGCTGGACATCCCGGCGTGGTGCGCGATGCGGGGCCACGAATACGTAGGCGAGGAGCCGGCAGAAAAGGGAACGGCTTACGTGGTCCGCCGGGCGCTGTGA
- the ctaC gene encoding aa3-type cytochrome oxidase subunit II, translating to MSPNGSDRSPRRPMRRKLLQALTAGLVLATATGCTWEDFPRLGMPTPTTEEAPIVLSLWQGSWAAALAVGVLVWGLIVWSAIFHRRSRTKVEVPPQTRYNVPIEALYTVVPIIIVSVLFYFTARDETKLLDMSKKPDVTVNVVGFQWSWCFNYIENVEGSTGDARTAPALDAIPDRYKKEFPADAGGVYTCGTPGERNPQTGNPGPTLWLPEGKTVRFVLTSRDVIHSFWVVPFLMKQDVIPGHTNAFQVTPNKEGTFLGKCAELCGVDHSRMLFNVKVVSQERYEQHLQELARKGQTGYVPAGIEQTDHEKEREVNQL from the coding sequence GTGAGTCCCAACGGCTCCGACCGCTCGCCGCGGCGCCCGATGCGGCGGAAGCTGCTGCAGGCACTGACCGCGGGCCTGGTCCTGGCGACCGCCACCGGTTGCACATGGGAGGACTTCCCCCGCCTTGGTATGCCCACCCCCACCACGGAGGAGGCGCCGATCGTCCTCTCCCTCTGGCAGGGCTCCTGGGCTGCCGCGCTCGCCGTCGGCGTGCTGGTGTGGGGCCTCATTGTGTGGAGTGCGATCTTCCACCGGCGCAGCCGCACCAAGGTGGAGGTTCCTCCGCAGACCCGGTACAACGTGCCGATCGAGGCGCTGTACACGGTCGTTCCGATCATCATCGTCTCGGTCCTCTTCTACTTCACGGCCCGCGACGAGACGAAGCTCCTCGACATGTCGAAGAAGCCCGACGTCACGGTGAACGTGGTCGGCTTCCAGTGGAGCTGGTGCTTCAACTACATCGAGAACGTCGAAGGTTCGACGGGCGACGCCAGGACCGCCCCGGCCCTGGACGCCATTCCGGACCGCTACAAGAAGGAGTTCCCGGCGGACGCCGGCGGGGTCTACACCTGCGGCACGCCGGGTGAGCGGAACCCGCAGACGGGCAACCCGGGCCCCACCCTCTGGCTTCCCGAGGGCAAGACGGTCCGCTTCGTCCTCACCTCGCGTGACGTCATCCACTCCTTCTGGGTGGTGCCGTTCCTGATGAAGCAGGACGTCATCCCGGGCCACACCAACGCCTTCCAGGTGACCCCCAACAAGGAGGGCACCTTCCTGGGCAAGTGCGCCGAGCTCTGCGGCGTCGACCACTCCCGGATGCTGTTCAACGTGAAGGTCGTCTCCCAGGAGCGCTACGAGCAGCACCTTCAGGAGCTCGCCCGCAAGGGCCAGACCGGTTACGTTCCCGCCGGCATCGAGCAGACGGACCACGAGAAGGAGCGGGAGGTGAACCAGCTGTGA